TATTCTACATTGTTAGCCGTTATTAGGTTTCCCTATATTATACTTTGAATGATTATAAATAAAGGGTTTACAAGTGTGATTATACACTCAATTCACAATAACAGAATAACTCTATATCTAAATGGAAAACTCACCCTGAGCTAGAGACTAATCCAACCCACTGTATAATAGTCCAACATGATATCTCTATAACACTCTCAAATAGATGGGCCTTGACACAGAGATACTCGTGAAGATAATTACATTTTCACATATAAGGGGAAATTTTaacattcaattaaaatttgaaacagCTCCCCAAGTGAAGTCCTGTGTTCTTTCTTTGCTGCAGCAGTTGTTTCAGACAATTCAATAGCTGTTCCAAAGAGATATCTCTGGAGTGGACAAATTGCAGCACCATTTCCATTTGGTTCTGCACCTTCTATTGGCTTTCCACTGAGTGTTATTATCTGGAATTTGTAAGTCAGTGTAGCCTAAACCTCTCTGGCATAATGATATTCTGTTTCTATTCTATCCAAAGCAgcattttgtttatattataccTTGTAACATGCAGACTAATTATTCGCACTCAAGAATTATAGTAGGGTGATAACCTTagattttcttgttttttctatttCCATCTCTGTTATTATGTTAATGTATTTTCACTATGAACAACAAGTTGGTTCTATTATATGTGTACTTTTGTAATGACAAATTCATTGCATGTAAATAGGTTTGAGTTGAGGGTACTCACCCTTGGATTTCACTTGGATTTCTCATAAATATATGTAGCCATGCCAAAGGTGAAGCGTTTCCGAAATCCACAAAAATCATCACTTCAGCCTCCAACTAATTCTTTACCATCAACAAATCCTGCACCAACAAATGAAACCTCATCACACACTTCAATGAGTACAACACCACCAATAAATTCCTCATTACCCAATGAGAACTCACAACAACCTGAAACATCTACAAAACATGCTCGACGTGAATCTTCATCATATTGGACTGTTCATGCGATAGGTAtatgtcatatttatttttacatgaccataatttttaaaattttacttatggTTAAGTAAGTTGTTTTATGGTTAAAGACTTAGAAGGAGTTATCAAGAAAATTAAGGTGAAGGTCAGAGAAGTAAATAACTTACCTCGTGGGAAACGCATCATTGTGGACTTTGATGAGTTAGGCATGGCAATTGGTGAAGGACAAGGCGTGCTTGCAGGATATTGTGGTACATTGGCAATTGATTGTAATTTGTTTCCGATTAATTTTGAAAGATGGTCTGGGAAAACAGGCATGCCTGACACTTACTTTTTGGAATGCTTTAAGGAAATATTACAGGTATATCTTTATGCATGTATGACCTTATATCTTTTGTAAATGTTACATTTACTCAAATGTTTACACACTAACTAtgtcttcttttttcaaaagcCTCGGTTTTGTTTTAAGACTGGTGAAGCTAGTGCACAACGGTATTGCAAGCTAACTCTTGGTAGGAAGTGGGCTGCACATAGGCAGAATTTATGGAATGAGTTCTATGATccaacaaaaagcaaaaatgaaATCATAAGTAATGTGCCAAATGGTATAGACAGAACTCAGTGGGCTCATTTTGTTACTTATCGTCTAAAACCGGAAACATTGGTACAAGTTACATTATTTTGAATGGTGTGAATTGTTTgtgtagatatttttttattgttgtgtgaacttacaatttttttgttcatagGAGATTTGTAAAAAGAATAGAGAAAATCGCAAAAAGCAAGTAATTCCTCATATCGGTGGTTCTAAACCTATGTCAAGAAGAAGACATGAGATGGTAATGATATTAGTTAACATGAcactatactattttttaatttttactatttaacttaacttctctttttatttagtttttggaaACTGGACAGCTGCCTAGTCGGGGAAAGTTATACATTGATACTCATAAAAGAAAGGATGGGTCATTTGTAAATGATGCGGCAAAGGCTATATCGGTTAGTTGTaccataatatgatattttcgTGCATTTTCCTTCAATGTTTAGCGTTTTCACTACATATTGTTGTATGTCTATAGGAACAAATTGAAGTGGGTTTGACTCAAAGCACTAATGATGAATCAGAGGTTTCCCCTAATGATGTTGTTGGTAAAGTGTTAGGCCCAGAGCATTCTGGGAGGGTGCGATGCATGGGTTTAGGAGCAGCTCCTACTAACTCATTTAGAAATACAAGATTTCGACTTTCAGATTTAAGCATTGCTTCATCTAGTGCTGCCACATCATCAACATCTTCTGATCAGTGGCAACAGAAGTACACTAATTTAGAATCCCAAATTCAAACCACCTTGGGTGCACTAAAAGCCTACATGATAATGAAGGAAGGAAAGATCCCTGATGAATTAATTGCCTTCTTTGATCCTCAACCACAAGTAAGTTATGTCCAGCCTTTGGAAACTAATTATCTTGGTACTTATTTGTGATGTGATTTTTGATACAAGAATTATACTGTCTCTGTGTGAGTTAATCATCGATACCAAATAATCATGATTTTTGTGCAGGTTAATGATTtagtaataaactattttagtatatgcatgttgatttcATGTTGGTTTCATGATTTGAGGTTGACTTCCTTCTTGCagctaatatttatcttttataatttcagtAAACAGGTGATGCAAATGAGCCTGAGTCTTCTATGGGTACAAGAGGATCATCTGGTGGTAGCAACATTTAGgatgttgatgatgttttttagGTTGAAACCATTTTAATGTATTATGAACTTTGAGTAAGTATGGATTAAGTTgtcattgtttcaatttaaattgtttttatgttaatatgttgattttgagaatcaaaagttctaatgatatatatttgagcactttggttgaagtatttgattgaagtttacaaaaaatattgttgatgtaaaaatataagtacCTCAAATGATGACATACATTGTCAAGTATAATAGGAAAttctaattacaaacaaaatattttttttttatgagatttgAATAATGCTAGAAAAATACAGTATTAAatctacaaattaaataatacaaacgaAACAGGTTAAAATTTTTACAGTATAATCCTCAAATTGAGGAGGGTATTAACCcccacaaaaaaaatgaaaaataggaattttggaattaaataggtttatggaaataaaggaggttttaaacctctacaaaataatagtcatGAATAGGAGAGGTTATAACCCTCCATTAAAAAACTTCCACAATATAAACATGATACCAGGGGTTATGGAAAACCTCCACAAATAACTTGTGGGGAACCTAACTGTGGAGGTTTGAAAAACCCCTGcaaattattttgtggagggtAAAAACCTCCActaaacgaaattaaaaccTCCAcaatttagcttttttttttagtgAGATAAACAAGATcccaaattttatatttatataaattagtatataatttaaattattttttaatttaatatttttaatatatttcgcactcttaaaatttttatacatttatataaaaaatttaacgctcctaaaatatttataaaaaaaacctCAAACAGagacgaagaagaagagaaagagaaagaaatcaATCTTATACATCAACCCATTCAATGTGTGTATTTCGTAGCATAacaagataaatataaaattactattttgcAAAAGAAGATTTCAGATGATAAAATAACCTTATTTTTAGACGAGTATCAAAACAATAGACAGAGTTAGTTATGTAATTTTTGTAATGGtagtttttcttaaaagtataagaaattatttaactaatatttAGAATGATAAGAAAACCCTTTTAAGCATACCATCatgaaaatgagataaaaattaactaaacattttaaaataacaagatattgtattaaaacatattaatacTTATTTCACTTtaacgtatatatatatactattgacaatttaatactttttatcataaaatcattgacaatttaatactttttatcataaaatcatTAGATCTAATAGAGTCACATAATTCCATCCAATAACttaaaactcaattatccaATCCAAGTCTAAAAGAACCACATCATTCACTATGTAGTATACtataattaatatgttaattatatCTTATTATCTTAAAGTGtaaatgtttattaattatatctttttatccTTAAAGTGTAAATGTTTATtagttatatctttttataataaGCTACCAATTTCTTCCGTGTATACGTTTTTTATTccatatgtttttctttttcaatttaataataataaaaattatcttttccaTTTTTGGTGTCTATCCTGTAACAAACAGAGCATAATTTCACCGTATCCATGTCAAATTTGGCAAGCAAAAAAGTaaatagttaataaataaataatccaaTAATAGTCCAAAACCATTTAGGGTATGAAATGTTGATATCTTTTCTGTTGTCAGCAAATCATAGCTATGAATTCTGTCTCTGGATATAGACAAAAACACCAAAGCAAAGACTCAAACAAAATCTCTGTGACTCCACAACAATCTTTTGCCCTATAAATTAAAACCCCACCAACAAGAAGTATCCAGATCAATTTCTTTCAGAACAAAAGAAAAGTCAGTTGAAAATGGCTGCTTCCATGATATTCACAGGCCTCAACTCCTCAAGGGTGCTTCCCATTACCAGCCAACCGCACCCATCTTCCCATTTCCCCTCAAACATGCTAAAGTTTGCACCTTTGAGGACCCCTTCTGCTTATTCTTCTTCTGTGTCATGTTCTGCCACCAGGGACCCTTCCTCTGTTCTGCCACTGGAGGAACACCGCAATTTGGATAATGGGTCGGTTTTGCCCAGTAGGCCCGATTCGTTTGGGAGGTTTGGCAAGTTTGGGGGGAAGTATGTCCCTGAGACTTTGATGCATGCACTCACTGAGCTTGAGGCTGCTTTTCATTCCCTCACTGCAGATGAGCAGTTTCAGGTTTTGTGACTCAGGCTCAGCTTTTTCAGCTTTTGCGTTAAtggggatttttttttttttttttttttttggatttggaTGTGTGTTGAGTGGTTTAGTGGGTTTTGGCGGAAGTGGGTATCCCAGGCAATGTGCGGTTAGGCTGAAGGTTTTTTATGGCTATGTGGGTTGGTCTTTTAGTCCTTTTGCATAATGCTTGCTGGTATTGCTCACAAATTGGTTGTTGAAATGTGGCACTGATGATGATTGTAACTGTTTTTGAAAGCTTAGGGTGTTTGGGATTGTTGCTTTGTTTGTTGAATTGAATCCTCTATCCATGGCATGACGGAAATGGGGCATAGCCAGAAACTGAACCGAGACTTAGTTTTTGCAAGGTTTCTAAAAATGATATGCTACTGCAACTGCGATTGCAACGAGGAGGTTTTTGGGGTATTTGCAACCGCAGTTGTGGCCATATCAGCCGTATTTATCTAGCAAATTTCTGCAAGATCAGGGATAGCCACTAAACTGTGATAGCAATTTAAAACCCTTGAGCTTTTTTTCTCTAGAACGGCCGAGAGTTACATACAATCaatattgttattttgtaaccttgatgttttattttttttcctttgtgcTGTTCCTTTTATTTTGATGCTTGTGAACTATGAAGTTTGTACAAGCCTCACAAATGGTGTATCCGGTACAAGttgaaagacattttttttctctttgaaatAATTTTGACATGGTTCTGACATATGTCAATAAGGacaaatacaattattttccGAAAAcccata
This portion of the Vigna unguiculata cultivar IT97K-499-35 chromosome 6, ASM411807v1, whole genome shotgun sequence genome encodes:
- the LOC114187160 gene encoding uncharacterized protein LOC114187160 isoform X2, which produces MPKVKRFRNPQKSSLQPPTNSLPSTNPAPTNETSSHTSMSTTPPINSSLPNENSQQPETSTKHARRESSSYWTVHAIDLEGVIKKIKVKVREVNNLPRGKRIIVDFDELGMAIGEGQGVLAGYCGTLAIDCNLFPINFERWSGKTGMPDTYFLECFKEILQPRFCFKTGEASAQRYCKLTLGRKWAAHRQNLWNEFYDPTKSKNEIISNVPNGIDRTQWAHFVTYRLKPETLEICKKNRENRKKQVIPHIGGSKPMSRRRHEMFLETGQLPSRGKLYIDTHKRKDGSFVNDAAKAISEQIEVGLTQSTNDESEVSPNDVVGKVLGPEHSGRVRCMGLGAAPTNSFRNTRFRLSDLSIASSSAATSSTSSDQWQQKYTNLESQIQTTLGALKAYMIMKEGKIPDELIAFFDPQPQ